The proteins below come from a single Lepeophtheirus salmonis chromosome 4, UVic_Lsal_1.4, whole genome shotgun sequence genomic window:
- the LOC121116701 gene encoding UDP-glucuronosyltransferase 2B16: MRIKYHIASLVLIIFTQEISSYNILISHPFYAGSHVLTLHKVAESLIERGHRVTTLRFADSHGFNFKELGANHTDIQLTINNTDGQLALISREDGRFVTPNGFFWDHGLDWKGLFLTPDNAISLSKAYCRTLLTNTSLLLSLKEEHFDLAIIDILNNQAGLVLTHHLKIPSKVAFWAFSFVSGECEFCQVSLPSSYIPVFLTEYTHEMNLFQRIVNFAYKHFLWGSFSFLFYNLMDQYIQELLPESRLHSLDMIAQLNGVIINSDDVLDYPRLRGSTVLNVGGLQISKVIPPLSHDLANWMNEAKDGVILISLGFVFGFEGVPEDRIQTIIQSFAHLKQRVIFKFDAEIKNLPSNVMILPFVPQQSILSHPNMVLFFTHCGMHGVMEAIYFGVPMVGLPIFVDQGDVCSKVEYRGIGKRVSKTSSSSEIQNTVKEVLNDPKYRANIDRSSKIFRLRRTHPMDDVMWLTEYLIQTNGSAHHLPQGQKLNFIVYHSLDVLCIFILCITISIKFLINAISSKRAFEIRPTSS, translated from the exons ATGAGAATCAAGTATCACATTGCTTCCCtcgttttaattatttttacacaaGAAATATCCTCATATAACATACTAATTTCCCATCCCTTTTATGCTGGGAGTCACGTCCTTACTCTCCACAAAGTAGCTGAGTCCCTGATTGAACGGGGCCACAGGGTCACTACTCTCAGATTCGCTGATTCTCATGGATTCAATTTTAAAGAACTTGGAGCTAATCACACTGATATACAACTCACCATTAATAATACTGATGGTCAATTGGCACTGATTTCACGTGAGGATGGTCGCTTTGTCACTccaaatggatttttttgggaCCATGGATTAGATTGGAAAGGGCTCTTTCTTACTCCGGATAATGCAATTTCATTATCAAAGGCATATTGTCGAACACTACTCACAAATACAAGTTTATTATTGAGTCTAAAAGAGGAGCATTTTGACTTGGCAATAATAGATATACTCAATAATCAGGCTGGTTTGGTATTGACtcatcatttaaaaa TACCATCAAAAGTAGCCTTTTGGGCATTTTCATTCGTAAGTGGGGAATGTGAATTTTGTCAAGTGTCTCTTCCATCATCATATATACCAGTCTTCTTAACTGAATACACACATGAAATGAATCTATTTCAAAGAATAGTCAACTTTGCTTACAAACACTTTCTCTGGggatctttttcttttctcttttacaACTTGATGGACCAATACATTCAAGAACTACTTCCAGAATCTCGTTTACATTCATTGGATATGATAGCACAATTAAATGGTGTCATTATCAACTCAGATGATGTGTTGGACTATCCAAGACTTAGAGGATCTACTGTCCTAAATGTGGGGGGCCTTCAAATCAGCAAAGTCATTCCTCCTCTATCTCAT GACTTGGCAAATTGGATGAATGAGGCAAAAGATGGAGTTATCCTCATCTCTCTTGGCTTCGTTTTTGGTTTTGAAGGAGTTCCAGAGGATAGAATCCAAACCATCATACAATCATTTGCACATTTAAAACAACgagtcattttcaaatttgatgcaGAGATTAAAAATTTACCTTCCAATGTCATGATCCTTCCATTCGTACCACAACAGTCCATTCTCTCTCATCCGAAcatggttttgttttttacacaTTGTGGTATGCATGGAGTTATGGAGGCCATTTATTTTGGAGTTCCAATGGTGGGTCTCCCTATTTTTGTAGATCAAGGTGATGTTTGCTCAAAAGTAGAATATAGAGGCATCGGAAAGAGAGTCTCAAAGACGTCTTCTTCATCAGAGATACAAAATACGGTCAAGGAAGTTTTGAATGATCCCAA GTACAGAGCAAATATTGACAGGTCTTCCAAGATATTTCGATTACGACGAACTCACCCAATGGATGACGTTATGTGGTTGACAGAATACCTCATTCAAACCAATGGCTCCGCACACCACTTACCCCAGggtcaaaaattgaattttatagttTATCACTCTTTGGAtgttctttgtatttttatactttgcATAACAAtctctattaaatttttaatcaatgccATCAGTTCGAAAAGGGCATTCGAAATCAGACCAACTTCAAGTTAA